In one window of Helianthus annuus cultivar XRQ/B chromosome 17, HanXRQr2.0-SUNRISE, whole genome shotgun sequence DNA:
- the LOC110925016 gene encoding cold shock protein 1-like — MGALPKCDVCQYHHSRQCRLRKCESCGKTGHLKETCWASTGAGRGGQRGYGNGNGNRPQGGNGGNGNHGNVGNQAGNRGANNNRGGNGNSNGRGPGCFNYGDMGHFKRECPKLNQAQGRVFNIGAGEACQDPNVVTASKLDNLYSIELANGKLVKANEVIRGCVIELGEHEFSLDLLPVELGSFDS; from the exons atgggcgcTCTGCCCAAATGTGATGTATGCCAGTACCATCATTCCCGCCAATGCAGGTTAAGGAAATGTGAGTCTTGTGGGAAGACTGGCCATTTGAAGGAAACATGCTGGGCTAGTACTGGTGCAGGTCGTGGTGGTCAGAGAGGTTATGgaaatggtaatggaaaccgcccgcaaggaggaaatggcggaaatggTAATCATGGAAATGTTGggaatcaagctggtaaccggGGAGCAAACAACAATCGAGGTGGTAATGGGAACAGTAATGGTCGAGGACCAGGTTGTTTTAATTATGGAGACATGgggcatttcaagcgagaatgcccAAAGCTCAATCAAGCacaaggaagggttttcaacatcggCGCGGGGGAAGCATGCCAAGATCCAaatgtggttactg CTAGTAAGTTAGACAATCTGTATTcgatagaactagcaaatggaaAGCTAGTAAAAGCAAATGAAGTCATCAGAGGTTGCGTGATAGAACTGGGAGAGCACGAGTTTTCGCTTGATCTTCTGcccgtcgagttgggaagcttcgactcTTAG